One Actinoplanes missouriensis 431 DNA segment encodes these proteins:
- a CDS encoding GNAT family N-acetyltransferase has protein sequence MDQDISLLLRGDRPEDRAELTRLLASEPGRLELLIAWEDPAAQRIAMAAGFTREGARRLPGRELQVWSRLAGDPTEPAPRLLPDIPGGELTDGVVTLRPLGEQDVAFYTELHTLPEVVNTSVPPIPPTPEEVRRRCSRSEAQWLAGTRADLVILDSATGAPAGEIAVYYQEPPTNQAMIGYSLLPPYRGRGFTTRAAQLVALWAFAETDIVRLIAGTAPDNVGSQRVLERAGFRREAYLSSRLPGPDGTRIDDIQYVLLAGDLLAQASSGD, from the coding sequence GTGGATCAGGACATCAGTCTGCTGCTGCGCGGCGACCGCCCGGAGGACCGGGCCGAGCTGACGAGGCTGCTCGCGAGCGAACCCGGACGACTGGAACTCCTCATCGCCTGGGAGGACCCGGCGGCCCAGCGCATCGCGATGGCGGCCGGTTTCACCCGGGAGGGTGCCCGCCGCCTGCCGGGGAGGGAACTCCAGGTCTGGTCCCGGCTGGCCGGCGACCCGACCGAGCCGGCGCCGCGCCTGCTGCCCGACATCCCCGGCGGCGAGCTCACCGACGGCGTGGTGACGCTGCGCCCGCTCGGGGAACAGGACGTCGCTTTCTACACCGAGCTGCACACCCTGCCGGAGGTGGTGAACACGAGCGTGCCACCGATTCCGCCGACACCCGAGGAGGTACGGCGGCGGTGTTCCCGCTCGGAGGCGCAGTGGCTGGCCGGCACCCGCGCCGACCTGGTGATCCTGGACAGCGCGACAGGGGCTCCGGCCGGCGAGATCGCGGTCTACTACCAGGAGCCGCCGACCAATCAGGCGATGATCGGGTACAGCCTTCTCCCCCCGTACCGAGGGAGGGGTTTCACCACCCGCGCCGCTCAGCTCGTCGCCCTCTGGGCGTTCGCCGAGACGGACATCGTGCGGCTGATCGCCGGCACCGCGCCGGACAACGTCGGCTCGCAGCGGGTCCTGGAGAGGGCCGGTTTCCGGCGCGAGGCGTACCTCAGCTCCCGGCTGCCCGGCCCGGACGGCACCCGGATCGACGACATCCAGTACGTCCTTCTCGCTGGAGACCTGCTCGCACAGGCCTCCAGCGGAGATTAG
- a CDS encoding PadR family transcriptional regulator, which yields MPDFQINPTAAALLGLLHEGPMTGGQLMAAAERRLGPYWSMTRSQVYRELPVLAEMGYVRLGKPGPRSSQPYAITASGKRAFTRWLTESPGRDALRNPVALRVAFGQQHSGDQLEVLYSNANQYHSEAMAMAKEQAKEAKKNGDPYGAAALEFAVAYHKAALTWLKAAPTG from the coding sequence ATGCCCGACTTCCAAATCAATCCGACGGCTGCCGCCCTTCTCGGACTCCTTCACGAGGGTCCGATGACCGGTGGACAGCTGATGGCGGCTGCCGAACGCCGCCTCGGGCCCTACTGGTCGATGACGCGGAGCCAGGTCTACCGCGAATTGCCCGTACTGGCCGAAATGGGTTATGTCCGCCTCGGCAAGCCGGGTCCCAGGTCCAGTCAGCCCTATGCCATCACCGCCTCCGGCAAGCGGGCCTTCACCCGATGGCTCACCGAGTCGCCCGGCCGCGACGCGCTGCGCAACCCGGTCGCGCTCCGGGTCGCCTTCGGCCAGCAGCACAGCGGCGACCAGCTGGAGGTGCTCTACAGCAACGCCAATCAGTACCACTCCGAGGCCATGGCGATGGCCAAGGAGCAGGCCAAGGAGGCGAAGAAGAACGGCGATCCGTACGGCGCGGCGGCGCTCGAGTTCGCCGTCGCGTACCACAAGGCCGCTCTCACATGGCTCAAGGCCGCGCCCACGGGCTGA
- the ftsE gene encoding cell division ATP-binding protein FtsE produces the protein MIQLENVTKTYPKASRPSLDNVSVGIEKGEFVFFIGPSGSGKSTIIKLLLKEVSPSSGKVVVNAKDVTSLRSWKVPHFRRSIGCVFQDFRLLPNRTAYENVAFALEVIGKTKAVARRVVPEVLELVGLGGKEHRYPHELSGGEQQRVAVARAFVNRPLILLADEPTGNLDPDTSIEIMRLLDRINRTGTTVVMVTHDSNIVNQMRRRVIEIESGRIVRDQARGVYG, from the coding sequence GTGATTCAGCTCGAGAACGTGACGAAGACGTATCCGAAGGCGTCTCGGCCGTCGTTGGACAATGTCAGCGTCGGGATCGAGAAGGGTGAGTTCGTCTTCTTCATCGGCCCCTCCGGTTCCGGCAAGTCGACGATCATCAAGCTGCTGCTGAAAGAGGTCTCGCCCTCCAGCGGCAAGGTGGTGGTGAACGCCAAGGACGTGACCTCGCTCCGTTCGTGGAAGGTGCCCCACTTCCGCCGGTCGATCGGTTGCGTCTTCCAGGACTTCCGCCTGCTCCCCAACCGCACCGCGTACGAGAACGTGGCGTTCGCCCTCGAGGTGATCGGCAAGACCAAGGCCGTCGCCCGCCGAGTCGTCCCCGAGGTGCTCGAGCTGGTCGGTCTCGGTGGCAAGGAGCACCGTTACCCGCACGAGCTCTCCGGTGGTGAGCAGCAGCGTGTCGCGGTGGCCCGGGCCTTCGTGAACCGCCCGCTGATCCTCCTCGCGGACGAGCCCACGGGTAACCTCGACCCGGACACCTCCATCGAGATCATGCGACTGCTCGACCGGATCAACCGGACCGGCACCACGGTCGTGATGGTCACGCACGACTCCAACATCGTCAACCAGATGCGCCGCCGGGTCATCGAGATCGAGAGCGGACGGATCGTCCGTGACCAGGCCCGCGGTGTCTACGGTTAG
- the smpB gene encoding SsrA-binding protein SmpB: MPREQGRKPVASNRKAYHDYTILDTYEAGMVLTGTEVKSLRAGRSSLVDAFGHEKDGEIFLHGMHIPEYTQGTWTNHEPRRVRKLLLNREEIHKILGKLRDDGVTLVPLSVYFHNGYAKVEIGVAKGKKSYDKRQDLASRDAQREINRALGRRAKGMD; encoded by the coding sequence ATGCCGCGCGAACAGGGGCGTAAGCCGGTGGCCTCCAACCGCAAGGCGTACCACGACTACACCATCCTGGATACCTACGAGGCCGGCATGGTCCTCACCGGGACCGAGGTGAAATCCCTCCGGGCCGGGCGCTCCTCTCTCGTCGACGCCTTCGGGCACGAGAAGGACGGCGAGATCTTCCTGCACGGGATGCACATCCCGGAGTACACGCAGGGCACCTGGACCAACCACGAGCCGCGCCGCGTGCGCAAACTGCTGCTCAACCGGGAAGAGATCCACAAGATCCTCGGCAAGCTCCGGGACGACGGCGTCACGCTGGTGCCACTCTCGGTCTATTTCCACAACGGGTACGCCAAGGTCGAGATCGGCGTCGCCAAGGGCAAGAAGAGTTACGACAAGCGGCAGGACCTGGCCAGCCGAGATGCCCAGCGGGAGATCAACCGGGCTCTGGGCCGCCGTGCCAAGGGTATGGACTGA
- the prfB gene encoding peptide chain release factor 2: MTAADFAEQIKVLDATLRNIETVLDVDRLRRDKADLEEQASAPDLWDDQARAQEVNSRLAYVSGEISKLERLRSRLDDAGLLLEMAEAESDEGSIAEVGDEITTLTKAVEEMEVRTLLSGEYDSREALVAIRAGAGGVDAADFAEMLMRMYLRWAERHGYPTEVYDTSYAEEAGLKSATFAVKVPYAFGTLSVESGTHRLVRISPFDNQGRRQTSFAGVEVMPVVEQTDHIDIPDNEIRVDVYRSSGPGGQSVNTTDSAVRLTHIPTGIVASCQNEKSQLQNKAAAMRVLQARLLERKRQEDAAKMADLKQDTTGSWGDQMRSYVLHPYQMVKDLRTEFEVGNPTGVFDGDLDGFIQAGIKWRKQNQMSA; the protein is encoded by the coding sequence GTGACCGCTGCCGACTTCGCTGAGCAAATCAAAGTCCTCGACGCCACCCTCCGCAACATCGAGACCGTCCTGGATGTGGACAGGCTGCGCCGCGACAAGGCGGATCTCGAAGAGCAGGCCTCAGCCCCGGACCTCTGGGACGACCAGGCCCGCGCGCAGGAGGTCAACAGCCGACTTGCGTATGTCTCCGGTGAGATCTCCAAGCTGGAACGCCTGCGTTCCCGTCTCGACGACGCCGGCCTCCTGCTGGAGATGGCGGAGGCGGAATCGGACGAGGGCTCGATCGCCGAGGTCGGTGACGAGATCACCACGCTGACCAAGGCCGTCGAGGAGATGGAGGTCCGCACTCTCCTCTCCGGTGAGTACGACTCCCGCGAGGCCCTGGTCGCCATCCGGGCCGGCGCCGGTGGCGTGGACGCCGCCGACTTCGCCGAGATGCTCATGCGGATGTACCTGCGCTGGGCCGAGCGGCACGGCTACCCGACCGAGGTCTACGACACCTCCTATGCGGAGGAGGCGGGCCTCAAGTCCGCCACGTTCGCGGTCAAGGTGCCGTACGCGTTCGGCACCCTGAGCGTCGAGTCCGGCACCCACCGGCTGGTGCGGATCAGCCCGTTCGACAACCAGGGCCGCCGGCAGACCAGCTTCGCCGGTGTCGAGGTGATGCCGGTCGTGGAGCAGACCGACCACATCGACATTCCGGACAACGAGATCCGGGTCGACGTGTACCGCTCCTCCGGCCCCGGCGGGCAGAGCGTCAACACCACCGACTCGGCGGTCCGGCTGACCCACATCCCGACCGGGATTGTGGCGTCCTGTCAGAACGAGAAGTCGCAGCTGCAGAACAAGGCGGCCGCCATGCGGGTGCTCCAGGCCCGCCTTCTGGAGCGCAAGCGCCAGGAGGACGCGGCCAAGATGGCCGATCTGAAGCAGGACACCACCGGATCGTGGGGCGACCAGATGCGTTCGTACGTCCTCCACCCGTACCAAATGGTGAAGGATCTGCGCACCGAGTTCGAGGTCGGCAACCCGACGGGTGTCTTCGACGGCGATTTGGACGGCTTCATCCAGGCCGGCATCAAGTGGCGCAAGCAGAACCAGATGAGCGCCTAA
- a CDS encoding cellulose binding domain-containing protein yields MRIANNSSSSRDFSVTVRFSSASDIRVYGSWNASVSGDDDQVTVRGTLGAGRSITAGFQAGKDHDDSVRSATCSVSGGSCRVS; encoded by the coding sequence GTGCGGATCGCCAACAACAGCTCCAGCAGCCGCGATTTCTCCGTGACGGTCAGGTTCTCGTCCGCCTCGGACATCCGCGTCTACGGCTCCTGGAACGCCTCGGTCAGCGGCGACGACGACCAGGTCACCGTGCGCGGCACCCTGGGCGCCGGCCGCTCGATCACCGCCGGCTTCCAGGCCGGGAAGGACCACGACGACAGCGTACGGTCGGCCACATGCTCCGTGAGTGGCGGCAGCTGTCGCGTGAGCTAA
- the ftsX gene encoding permease-like cell division protein FtsX encodes MRVKYVLNEVLVGLWRNVTMTIAMIITMAVSLTMFGASVLMYMQVDRMKDFYYGEIEVSIFLNDDVDEAQRAAIDQAIDSNPLVKEKTYETKEQAFERFKVLWEDSPDFVNSISASSLPESYRVKLNDPEKYADFAKEIESLQGVRQIIDQRTLLDKVFKIFNSIQVMSLVVAAVMAFAALLLVGNTIQVAAYSKRREVAVMKLVGASNWFIQAPFVLEAVVAGLIGAVLGFIALFIGKVVLLDNKLQALTTILTPIPNGNVWLMLPLLAGVGALVSAVTAWVTLRFYLKV; translated from the coding sequence ATGCGCGTGAAGTATGTCCTCAATGAGGTCCTGGTGGGCCTGTGGCGCAACGTCACGATGACGATCGCCATGATCATCACCATGGCGGTCTCGTTGACCATGTTCGGCGCCAGCGTGCTCATGTACATGCAGGTCGACCGCATGAAGGACTTCTACTACGGAGAGATCGAGGTTTCGATCTTCCTGAACGACGACGTCGACGAGGCGCAGAGGGCGGCGATCGATCAGGCGATCGACAGCAACCCGCTCGTCAAGGAGAAGACGTACGAGACCAAGGAGCAGGCGTTCGAGCGCTTCAAGGTGCTCTGGGAGGACTCTCCCGACTTCGTCAACTCGATCAGTGCGAGCAGCCTCCCCGAGTCGTACCGGGTGAAGCTGAACGATCCGGAGAAGTACGCGGATTTCGCCAAGGAGATCGAGAGCCTGCAGGGGGTCCGGCAGATCATCGACCAGCGCACGCTGCTCGACAAGGTCTTCAAGATCTTCAACTCGATCCAGGTGATGTCGCTGGTCGTGGCGGCGGTGATGGCATTCGCCGCGTTGCTGCTGGTCGGTAACACCATCCAGGTGGCGGCCTACAGCAAGCGCCGCGAGGTCGCGGTCATGAAACTCGTCGGCGCATCGAACTGGTTCATCCAGGCACCATTCGTGCTGGAAGCCGTGGTCGCCGGCCTGATCGGCGCCGTGCTGGGCTTCATCGCCCTGTTCATCGGCAAGGTCGTGCTGCTCGACAACAAGCTGCAGGCCCTGACCACGATCCTGACGCCCATCCCGAACGGCAACGTGTGGCTCATGCTGCCGCTGCTCGCCGGTGTCGGCGCCCTGGTCAGCGCGGTCACCGCGTGGGTCACCCTGCGGTTCTACCTCAAGGTCTGA
- a CDS encoding LpqB family beta-propeller domain-containing protein — MRRTHRHVQALPAVVALTALTFAGCGIPDDTGVTAVGPGPSTGISSGSENTSAQETRTSTSDRTEFVTNYLAAAAGDYDGATERVREFMSPPVAEKFKPVAIPRVIRLIGTPLVSQGRSTVQITYELIGTLGKNGLLEPPKEPVRGKYEITLGTAEDGISLYVLDAPPVLLISDTALASRYTRRTIYFWNTEHTGLVPDVRYLLHDVPIEQVPTTLLGWLIEGPAPWLRSVVEVLPEGTALQGKIPAIADQTLTITLSAQAVPTEGATEALDRLRRQLQWSLRPLPWENLALKIGHQETKNYYATDFLTSNAASRLEQFPERFAVYGGKIVRLSESRKAVAAIPAIPPQANKDVRTAALSTSATHTYAALVTGSGGGEALRVGSTLTSGGPDAALHAVSGLPGGLGYPVWALTADGDPESSLGLIIAGGGLYSFRAEGGAARQVQVSGVTGKISAITVAPDGHRAAIVAGGRLYRAVLTVSGDGVSLSEPELLRPPLDTVTAADFSGEGWLTVAGVRAGRVAVLDVTIDGALQDPRLPDLGDDTVTYVTAYPENPVNQSSNELGNADFVSFTTADAAWDVLSGPVQIVASSLAEPPSNRSANTVPTAPFFLN; from the coding sequence ATGCGTCGCACCCACCGTCACGTGCAGGCCCTGCCCGCCGTCGTCGCGCTCACCGCGCTGACGTTCGCCGGCTGCGGCATCCCGGACGACACCGGGGTCACCGCGGTCGGCCCCGGCCCGTCCACCGGCATCAGCTCCGGCAGCGAGAACACGTCGGCGCAGGAGACCCGGACCTCGACCAGCGACCGGACCGAGTTCGTCACCAACTACCTGGCCGCGGCGGCCGGTGACTACGACGGCGCGACCGAGCGGGTGCGGGAGTTCATGTCTCCGCCGGTGGCCGAGAAATTCAAGCCGGTGGCGATTCCGCGGGTGATCCGGCTGATCGGCACGCCGCTCGTGTCGCAGGGGCGCTCCACCGTCCAGATCACGTACGAGCTGATCGGCACGCTCGGCAAGAACGGCTTGCTGGAGCCGCCGAAAGAGCCGGTGCGCGGGAAATACGAGATCACCCTCGGCACCGCCGAGGACGGCATCTCGCTCTACGTCCTGGACGCGCCTCCGGTGCTGCTGATCAGCGACACCGCGCTCGCCAGCCGGTACACGCGGCGGACCATCTACTTCTGGAACACCGAGCACACCGGCCTGGTCCCGGACGTCCGTTATTTGCTGCACGACGTCCCGATCGAGCAGGTGCCGACGACCCTGCTCGGCTGGCTCATCGAGGGCCCCGCGCCGTGGCTGCGCAGCGTCGTCGAGGTGCTCCCGGAGGGCACCGCTCTCCAGGGCAAGATCCCGGCGATCGCCGACCAGACGCTCACCATCACCCTGAGCGCGCAGGCCGTGCCGACCGAGGGCGCGACCGAGGCGCTGGATCGGCTGCGCCGGCAGCTGCAGTGGTCGTTGCGCCCGCTGCCGTGGGAGAACCTGGCCCTGAAGATCGGTCATCAGGAGACGAAGAACTACTACGCCACCGACTTCCTGACCAGCAACGCCGCGTCCCGGCTCGAGCAGTTCCCGGAGCGGTTCGCCGTCTACGGCGGGAAGATCGTCCGGCTTTCGGAGTCGCGGAAGGCGGTCGCGGCGATCCCGGCCATCCCGCCGCAGGCGAACAAGGACGTCCGGACCGCGGCGCTGAGCACGTCGGCGACGCACACCTACGCCGCCCTGGTGACCGGTTCCGGCGGTGGTGAGGCGCTGCGCGTCGGGTCCACGCTGACCAGCGGCGGGCCGGACGCGGCGCTGCACGCGGTGAGTGGCCTGCCGGGCGGCCTGGGATACCCGGTCTGGGCGCTGACCGCCGACGGCGACCCGGAGTCCTCGCTCGGCCTGATCATCGCGGGCGGCGGGCTCTACAGCTTCCGGGCCGAGGGCGGCGCCGCGCGACAGGTGCAGGTCTCCGGCGTGACCGGCAAGATCAGCGCGATCACGGTGGCGCCGGACGGGCATCGGGCGGCGATCGTCGCGGGCGGGCGGCTCTACCGCGCCGTCCTGACGGTCAGCGGCGACGGGGTGTCGCTCAGCGAGCCGGAGCTGCTCCGGCCGCCGCTGGACACGGTCACCGCCGCCGACTTCAGCGGCGAGGGCTGGCTGACCGTGGCGGGCGTCCGCGCCGGCCGGGTCGCGGTCCTGGACGTGACGATCGACGGCGCGTTGCAGGACCCGCGACTGCCGGACCTGGGGGACGACACGGTGACCTACGTGACGGCGTACCCGGAGAACCCGGTCAACCAGAGCAGCAACGAGCTGGGCAACGCCGACTTCGTGTCGTTCACGACCGCGGACGCGGCCTGGGACGTGCTCTCCGGCCCGGTCCAGATCGTCGCGAGCAGCCTGGCCGAGCCGCCCAGCAACCGGTCTGCCAACACCGTTCCGACGGCGCCGTTCTTCCTGAACTGA
- the hpf gene encoding ribosome hibernation-promoting factor, HPF/YfiA family, translating to MDIVVKGRNVEVPDHYREHVAEKLSKVERYDPKLMRVDVELFHERNPRQSDTCQRVEITVMTRGPVVRAEAQAQDFYAALDCAINKLDGRLRRSADRRRVHRGRHAPVSVAAATANLPTDVSPGRTATLVAEPALDTELAEHGADQPWRIVREKEHSAEPMTVDDALFQMELVGHDFYLFQDKESGRPSVVYRRRGYDYGILSLGA from the coding sequence GTGGACATTGTCGTCAAGGGCCGCAACGTAGAGGTTCCCGATCACTATCGAGAGCATGTCGCCGAGAAGCTGAGCAAGGTCGAGCGTTACGACCCGAAGCTGATGAGAGTGGACGTGGAGCTTTTCCACGAGCGCAATCCGCGACAGTCCGACACCTGCCAGCGGGTGGAGATCACCGTCATGACGAGAGGCCCGGTCGTTCGCGCCGAGGCCCAGGCACAAGACTTCTACGCAGCCCTGGACTGCGCCATCAACAAGCTCGACGGCCGGCTGCGGCGTTCCGCCGACCGGCGCCGGGTGCACCGCGGCCGACATGCGCCGGTGTCCGTCGCCGCAGCGACCGCCAACCTCCCCACCGATGTGAGCCCGGGCCGGACCGCCACCCTGGTCGCCGAGCCCGCCCTCGACACCGAGCTGGCCGAGCACGGCGCGGACCAGCCGTGGCGCATCGTCCGGGAGAAGGAGCACTCGGCCGAGCCGATGACCGTTGACGACGCGCTGTTCCAGATGGAGCTCGTCGGCCACGACTTCTACCTGTTCCAGGACAAGGAGAGCGGCCGGCCCAGCGTCGTCTATCGCCGTCGCGGCTACGACTACGGGATCCTCAGCCTGGGCGCGTGA
- a CDS encoding ComF family protein, whose translation MVAALLGELADLVLPGACAGCGAEQVRLTYGTCAVCVAELEGLRPHPATPTPPPAGFPDCVTVGPYAGALRGTLLAYKEKGRHRLARPLGTLLAGAVAALAPRGRPVVLIPVPSTAAARRERYGDHMARMTRHAMRRLRAAGWDATTIQPLRALPRPDSTSLDAAARHAAAVNSLRINPRIGVLQRGGRIGGTLVVTDDIVTTGATLAAVVRRLEEAGMQVTGAAVLAATQLRKTTPGI comes from the coding sequence ATGGTCGCCGCGCTCCTCGGCGAGCTGGCCGACCTGGTGCTGCCGGGGGCGTGCGCCGGGTGCGGTGCGGAACAGGTCCGGCTGACCTACGGGACCTGCGCGGTCTGCGTGGCCGAGCTGGAGGGGCTGCGGCCGCATCCGGCGACGCCGACACCGCCGCCCGCCGGATTCCCGGACTGTGTCACGGTCGGGCCCTACGCCGGGGCGCTGCGGGGCACTCTCCTGGCGTACAAGGAAAAGGGCCGGCACCGGCTCGCCCGGCCGCTCGGAACGCTCCTGGCCGGCGCGGTGGCGGCGCTCGCGCCGCGCGGCCGGCCGGTGGTGCTGATCCCGGTGCCCTCCACGGCCGCGGCGCGCCGCGAGCGGTACGGCGACCACATGGCCCGGATGACCAGGCACGCGATGCGGCGGCTGCGCGCGGCCGGCTGGGACGCGACGACGATCCAGCCGCTGCGGGCACTGCCCCGTCCTGACTCCACGTCACTGGATGCTGCCGCACGGCATGCGGCAGCTGTCAATTCCCTGCGAATCAATCCTCGAATCGGCGTTCTGCAACGCGGCGGCCGGATCGGAGGCACCCTGGTTGTGACGGACGACATCGTCACCACCGGTGCCACTCTGGCCGCGGTGGTTCGCCGTCTTGAGGAGGCGGGCATGCAGGTCACGGGTGCTGCGGTGCTGGCAGCGACGCAACTGCGGAAAACTACTCCCGGTATTTGA
- a CDS encoding Rv3235 family protein — MRTTIHLRPLPRYEPPFDDELAPQVWSPPRQQLALDWSTPAPPPAQSEGGPTGGAASRSTGQPAGPPAAEVPGASGDAKLAVRRFVHLSVEVLNGFRPAGHLRRLSLPSHAADVVAAGLAGAQWVGQLRRAKKTRRPAPVAVLKVHLCEPRAGAVEAAVVLVTGERTWALALRMELHQQTWLATTLRLI, encoded by the coding sequence ATGCGCACGACGATTCATTTGCGCCCGCTGCCCCGCTATGAGCCACCGTTCGACGACGAGCTGGCGCCACAGGTGTGGAGCCCGCCGCGGCAGCAGCTGGCGCTCGACTGGAGCACGCCGGCGCCTCCGCCCGCACAGTCGGAGGGTGGGCCGACAGGTGGGGCGGCAAGCCGGTCGACGGGTCAGCCGGCGGGTCCGCCGGCCGCCGAGGTGCCCGGGGCGTCCGGTGACGCCAAGCTCGCCGTGCGGCGGTTCGTGCACCTCAGTGTCGAGGTGCTCAACGGGTTCCGGCCCGCCGGCCATCTGCGCCGGCTCAGCCTCCCGTCACACGCCGCCGACGTGGTGGCCGCGGGCCTGGCCGGGGCGCAGTGGGTCGGCCAGCTGCGCCGCGCGAAAAAGACACGCCGCCCGGCGCCGGTGGCCGTTCTCAAGGTGCACCTCTGCGAGCCACGAGCCGGCGCCGTGGAGGCCGCGGTGGTGCTGGTGACCGGCGAGCGGACGTGGGCGCTGGCCCTTCGGATGGAGCTGCACCAGCAGACCTGGCTGGCGACCACGCTCCGCCTGATCTGA
- a CDS encoding helix-turn-helix domain-containing protein, which yields MEPRFLLLTDVAAELNVSDSQVYHMVRSGELPAIKIGGRGQWRVERTRLEEYIQHKYEETAAWVRDNPLTEREAE from the coding sequence ATGGAACCTCGATTCCTGTTGCTGACCGACGTCGCGGCCGAGCTGAACGTCTCGGACTCGCAGGTCTACCACATGGTCCGCAGCGGCGAGCTGCCCGCGATCAAGATCGGTGGCCGTGGTCAGTGGCGCGTGGAACGCACCCGGCTCGAGGAATACATCCAGCACAAATACGAAGAAACCGCCGCATGGGTACGGGACAACCCCCTCACCGAGCGCGAAGCGGAATGA
- a CDS encoding DUF6912 family protein: MLAALRQSGQLGDSAAEAHAVTPALREWYAEGDEEELEYVAFTRAAQGALRLLRHDPSAPRRRVVVSADVPASALVREDTELGSSSVRLPAPIRLTEVASIHLDGADAAEAVAAAADVVEEALAGDPDAQFTVDSAEDHELEWYAVSELDELT, from the coding sequence ATGCTCGCGGCCCTGCGGCAGTCCGGCCAGCTGGGCGACTCGGCGGCCGAGGCGCATGCGGTGACGCCCGCCCTGCGCGAGTGGTATGCGGAGGGCGACGAGGAGGAGTTGGAGTACGTCGCCTTCACCCGGGCCGCCCAGGGCGCCCTGCGACTGCTCCGGCACGACCCGTCAGCGCCGCGCCGCCGCGTGGTCGTCTCCGCCGACGTACCCGCCTCGGCGCTGGTGCGTGAGGACACCGAGCTGGGTTCCAGCTCGGTGCGGCTGCCGGCCCCGATCCGGCTGACCGAGGTTGCCAGCATCCACCTCGACGGCGCGGACGCGGCCGAGGCTGTCGCGGCGGCCGCCGACGTGGTGGAGGAGGCGCTCGCCGGTGACCCGGACGCCCAGTTCACCGTCGACAGCGCCGAGGATCACGAGTTGGAGTGGTACGCCGTTTCGGAGCTCGACGAGTTGACCTGA
- a CDS encoding M23 family metallopeptidase: MRYRRSVALLTVCLCWLAFHPAPAAADRSGDAARAVRRAEALLESASVTARAAARRLAAATAAMPAAQRRVATTRGVVVATRVEAATARRQAERARAEYAEVADFYATAAARVNDARDRVDQIAATTYMGSTFARINVLVTATGPQDMLDRMGLVQQVMGHEQTEVRTLIGARRDARAAQDRAGAAKRVAEEYERIAVTKLRAAQAAQAAAVKARQAMYQLVLARQTALRAAQAQRATVLAQYRAALATERKVQAALRGYDSRAGGVRSYGGGRLTMPVQGWKSSDFGNRYDPYYRVWQLHAGTDFAAGSGTAIRAAASGRVIQAGWAGGYGNYTCINHGRLGRYGFTTCYGHQSRMYVHRGSYVRRGQVIGRVGSTGASTGAHLHFETRFGGVPRNPLRYLPGCLC; this comes from the coding sequence GTGAGGTATCGCCGTTCTGTTGCACTGCTCACCGTTTGTCTGTGTTGGCTCGCGTTCCACCCGGCCCCCGCCGCCGCTGATCGCAGTGGCGACGCGGCCCGCGCGGTCCGCCGCGCCGAGGCGCTGCTGGAGAGCGCCAGCGTCACCGCCCGGGCAGCCGCCCGCCGGTTGGCCGCCGCCACCGCGGCCATGCCCGCCGCTCAGCGCCGGGTCGCCACCACCCGCGGCGTGGTCGTCGCCACCCGGGTCGAGGCCGCCACCGCCCGCCGGCAGGCCGAGCGGGCCCGTGCCGAGTACGCCGAGGTCGCCGACTTCTACGCCACCGCCGCCGCGCGGGTGAACGACGCCCGCGACCGGGTCGACCAGATCGCCGCCACCACGTACATGGGCAGCACCTTCGCCCGGATCAACGTGCTGGTCACAGCGACCGGGCCACAGGACATGCTGGACCGGATGGGACTGGTCCAGCAGGTGATGGGCCATGAGCAGACCGAGGTCCGTACCCTGATCGGGGCTCGAAGGGACGCCCGGGCCGCACAGGACCGGGCGGGCGCCGCGAAGCGCGTCGCCGAGGAGTACGAGCGGATCGCCGTCACCAAGCTCCGCGCCGCGCAAGCCGCCCAGGCCGCGGCCGTCAAGGCCCGGCAGGCGATGTACCAGCTGGTGCTCGCCCGGCAGACCGCGCTGCGGGCCGCGCAGGCGCAACGGGCCACCGTGCTCGCCCAGTACCGCGCCGCGCTCGCCACCGAGCGCAAGGTCCAGGCCGCGTTGCGCGGATACGACAGCCGGGCCGGCGGGGTCCGCAGCTACGGCGGCGGCCGGCTGACCATGCCGGTGCAGGGCTGGAAGAGCAGCGACTTCGGCAACCGTTACGACCCCTACTACCGGGTCTGGCAGCTGCACGCCGGCACCGACTTCGCCGCCGGATCGGGCACCGCGATCCGGGCCGCCGCATCCGGGCGGGTGATCCAGGCCGGCTGGGCCGGTGGGTACGGCAACTACACGTGCATCAACCACGGACGGCTCGGCCGATACGGGTTCACCACCTGCTACGGCCACCAATCCCGGATGTACGTTCATCGCGGCTCCTATGTACGCCGCGGTCAGGTGATCGGCCGGGTCGGCAGCACCGGCGCGTCCACCGGCGCCCACCTTCACTTCGAGACCCGGTTCGGCGGCGTGCCCCGCAACCCGCTCCGGTACCTGCCGGGCTGTCTCTGCTGA